The sequence GGTCGTCTCGGGTTCGTGGCGGGCAGCGCCGGCTGTCGTCTGTGCGGTGGGGCGTCGGGTGTTCGAGTTCCTGTGCTCGGCGCTGGTCTGCGTCCGTGCCGAGTCGGTTCAGTTCGTACGCTTGTTGCGGAGGAGTCGGGCCGTCGCGTCGATGTTCCCTGCGTGGGCGAGTTCCTCGGCGGAGATGTCGATCTTGTAGTGCCGGGAGAGTATGACGGCGAGTTCGACGAGTACGAGGGAGTCCAGGTCGAGGCTGTCGTAGGTGGTGGTGGCGGTGATCG comes from Streptomyces sp. TLI_053 and encodes:
- a CDS encoding acyl carrier protein is translated as MPPAPTPQAHLITLLTDEFTVPGPITATTTYDSLDLDSLVLVELAVILSRHYKIDISAEELAHAGNIDATARLLRNKRTN